The following coding sequences lie in one Prevotella sp. oral taxon 299 str. F0039 genomic window:
- a CDS encoding zinc-dependent metalloprotease — MKKINAILACLMVQTTFVCAAPKVTTVNLWQSVKIDSAKVEKPKNDKDAKSKDKEKNDKKPGAYEELIKKGGSYQEGMFGVRKIDNKWYFDIPNNLLGRYFLMVTRFTSVPQRFGAFGGEEVNHNTVYFERRNDQILVRSYVETQIADPKDAISVSLKTSTVDPIIASFKIIKSEKKRDSMLVDVTNFISKDNNFTGLPSDLKTKAKLGAMLDDCSFVDTVRAFPMNIELKSTRTYSSSNRMMNASSSGSATLGLNTSIVILPETPMRKRIWDDRVGYFVNRFTLFSDKEQKTENESFISRFRLEPKNLKAYMKGQLVEPIKQIVYYIDPGTPKKWVPYLIAGVNDWNKAFEAAGFKNAIVAKEWPNDSRMSLEDARYNVLRYLPAEIENAYGPRIVDPRSGEIIETHICWYHNVMKLLKEWYMIQCGPNDKGAQTMKFDDKLMGELIRFVSSHEVGHTLGLRHNMGASFATPVENLRNKEWVEKHGHTLSIMDYARFNYVAQPEDNIGRKGLFPRINDYDLWAIKWGYSYRPEFKNEYEERDALKKETTKVLTNNRRLWFGGEGRNEDPRSQMEDLSDNNMKASDYGVKNLKRVIVGLPQWTKQENDDYSDLVEVYKATLGQFKRYLGHVINNIGTKYINNMPGMVPFQATPAARQQEAVDYISRQVFDAPLWLYPEDIVSKVGLDASKDIISRQDQVLTTIMAPSILTNIYNAYVSSEKNYNPATYLDDLFKAVWKPLNNSVERKNIYRRALQRSYVDHLASLITSTSNEKGAVSLKAHNTDMMLYVVEHLDKVEDYVKRNASDATIKGVNALHYKELLNTIKVLKDKREGKKQ; from the coding sequence ATGAAGAAAATTAACGCAATTTTGGCGTGCTTAATGGTGCAAACAACTTTTGTTTGTGCAGCTCCAAAGGTGACGACTGTAAATCTTTGGCAAAGCGTAAAGATCGATTCAGCAAAGGTTGAAAAGCCTAAAAACGACAAGGACGCAAAGAGTAAAGACAAAGAAAAAAATGATAAAAAGCCTGGAGCTTATGAAGAATTGATTAAAAAGGGTGGCTCTTATCAAGAAGGAATGTTTGGAGTTAGAAAGATAGATAATAAGTGGTATTTTGATATTCCAAACAATTTGTTAGGTCGTTATTTTCTTATGGTAACTCGATTTACCTCTGTTCCACAACGCTTTGGAGCGTTTGGAGGTGAAGAAGTGAATCACAATACTGTGTATTTTGAACGTCGCAATGATCAAATTCTTGTTCGCTCGTATGTAGAAACACAGATTGCAGACCCAAAAGATGCTATTTCGGTTTCATTAAAGACATCAACAGTAGATCCTATTATTGCTTCTTTTAAAATTATAAAGAGCGAAAAGAAAAGAGATTCTATGCTTGTTGATGTAACCAACTTTATCTCTAAAGATAACAACTTTACAGGTCTTCCTTCAGATTTGAAGACGAAAGCAAAGTTGGGTGCAATGCTTGATGATTGTAGTTTTGTGGATACAGTGAGAGCTTTCCCGATGAATATCGAACTAAAGAGTACCAGAACATATAGTTCAAGCAATCGCATGATGAATGCTTCTTCTAGTGGTTCTGCTACATTAGGTTTGAATACATCTATTGTTATCCTACCCGAAACACCAATGAGAAAACGTATTTGGGACGATAGAGTAGGTTATTTTGTAAATAGATTTACGCTATTCTCAGACAAAGAACAAAAGACAGAGAACGAAAGCTTTATCTCTCGCTTCCGCTTAGAGCCTAAAAACTTAAAGGCATATATGAAAGGTCAGTTGGTGGAACCAATCAAACAGATTGTGTATTACATCGACCCAGGAACACCAAAGAAATGGGTTCCATATCTTATTGCTGGTGTAAACGACTGGAACAAGGCTTTTGAGGCGGCAGGTTTTAAGAATGCAATTGTTGCAAAAGAATGGCCTAACGATTCTAGAATGAGTTTGGAAGATGCTCGATATAACGTGTTGCGCTATCTACCTGCAGAGATTGAGAATGCTTATGGACCTCGTATTGTAGACCCACGAAGCGGAGAAATCATCGAAACGCATATTTGTTGGTATCACAATGTGATGAAGCTGTTGAAAGAATGGTATATGATTCAGTGTGGACCAAACGATAAAGGAGCGCAAACAATGAAGTTTGACGATAAATTAATGGGCGAACTTATTCGCTTTGTATCGTCTCATGAGGTAGGACACACGCTAGGTTTACGCCATAATATGGGTGCAAGTTTCGCTACACCAGTGGAGAATTTACGTAATAAAGAATGGGTAGAGAAACATGGTCACACCCTTTCTATTATGGATTATGCTCGCTTTAACTATGTAGCTCAACCCGAAGATAACATCGGTAGAAAAGGACTTTTCCCACGAATAAACGACTATGACCTATGGGCTATTAAGTGGGGATATAGCTATAGACCAGAGTTTAAAAATGAATATGAAGAAAGAGATGCTCTAAAGAAAGAGACTACAAAGGTGTTAACCAATAATCGTAGGTTGTGGTTTGGTGGAGAAGGTCGCAATGAAGACCCAAGAAGTCAGATGGAAGACTTGAGTGATAACAACATGAAGGCAAGTGATTATGGCGTAAAGAATCTTAAACGTGTGATTGTAGGCTTACCACAATGGACCAAACAAGAGAACGATGATTATTCAGATCTTGTTGAAGTGTATAAAGCAACGTTAGGACAATTCAAGAGATATTTAGGTCATGTGATAAATAATATTGGTACCAAGTATATTAACAACATGCCTGGTATGGTTCCATTCCAGGCTACTCCTGCGGCACGTCAGCAAGAAGCAGTTGACTATATCTCTCGACAAGTGTTTGATGCACCTCTTTGGTTGTATCCAGAGGATATTGTAAGTAAAGTGGGACTTGATGCTTCGAAAGATATTATCAGTCGTCAAGATCAAGTTCTAACCACAATTATGGCACCTTCAATATTGACAAATATCTATAACGCTTATGTAAGTAGTGAGAAAAACTATAATCCTGCAACTTATTTAGACGATCTATTTAAAGCGGTTTGGAAACCTCTTAATAACTCAGTTGAACGGAAGAATATCTATAGAAGAGCTCTTCAGCGTTCGTATGTAGATCATTTGGCTTCTTTGATCACATCTACCTCAAACGAGAAAGGGGCTGTTTCTCTCAAAGCGCATAATACAGATATGATGCTATATGTAGTGGAGCATCTTGATAAGGTAGAAGACTATGTTAAGAGAAACGCTTCTGATGCTACAATTAAGGGTGTGAATGCGCTTCACTATAAGGAATTGTTGAATACGATTAAGGTATTAAAAGATAAGCGAGAAGGTAAAAAACAATAA
- the rplB gene encoding 50S ribosomal protein L2, producing MAVRKFKPVTPGQRHKIIGTFEDITASVPEKSLVYGKRATGGRNNTGKMTVRYIGGGHKRKFRLIDFKREKDGVPAVVKTIEYDPNRSARIALLYYADGEKRYIIAPNGLQVGTTLMSGADAAPEIGNTLPLANIPVGTVIHNIELRPGQGALLVRSAGNFAQLTSREGGYCVIKLPSGETRKILSVCKATIGSVGNSDHALEQSGKAGRSRWLGRRPHNRGVVMNPVDHPMGGGEGRQSGGHPRSRKGLYAKGLKTRAPKKLSNKYIIERAKK from the coding sequence ATGGCAGTACGTAAATTTAAACCGGTAACTCCGGGACAAAGACACAAGATTATTGGCACGTTCGAGGATATTACTGCATCCGTGCCAGAGAAGTCTCTCGTTTACGGTAAACGTGCAACTGGTGGTAGAAATAACACCGGTAAGATGACAGTCCGTTATATTGGAGGTGGTCATAAGAGAAAGTTCCGTTTAATCGACTTCAAACGTGAGAAAGATGGTGTTCCAGCTGTAGTGAAAACAATCGAGTACGATCCAAACCGTTCGGCTCGTATCGCTTTGTTGTACTACGCTGATGGTGAAAAACGTTACATTATTGCTCCTAATGGTTTGCAAGTGGGAACAACTTTGATGTCAGGTGCTGATGCTGCTCCTGAAATCGGAAATACACTTCCTTTAGCAAATATTCCTGTTGGTACTGTAATTCATAACATTGAATTGCGTCCAGGTCAAGGTGCTTTACTCGTTCGTTCGGCTGGTAATTTTGCTCAGTTAACTTCTCGTGAAGGTGGCTATTGTGTTATCAAACTTCCTTCAGGTGAAACTCGTAAGATTCTTTCAGTGTGCAAGGCTACTATTGGTAGCGTAGGTAACTCTGATCACGCTTTGGAACAATCAGGAAAAGCTGGTCGTTCTCGCTGGTTGGGAAGACGCCCACACAACCGTGGTGTAGTTATGAACCCTGTTGATCACCCAATGGGTGGTGGTGAAGGACGCCAAAGTGGAGGTCACCCACGTTCACGCAAGGGATTATATGCTAAGGGTCTTAAGACTCGTGCACCTAAGAAACTTTCAAATAAGTATATTATTGAAAGAGCTAAAAAGTAA
- the rpsJ gene encoding 30S ribosomal protein S10, with the protein MSQKIRIKLKSYDHKLVDKSAEKIVKAVKATGAIVSGPIPLPTHKRIFTVNRSTFVNKKSREQFQLSDYKRLIDIYSSTAKTVDALMKLELPSGVEVEIKV; encoded by the coding sequence ATGAGTCAAAAAATTAGAATTAAGCTAAAATCTTACGACCACAAGTTGGTTGATAAGTCTGCTGAGAAAATTGTTAAGGCAGTTAAGGCAACAGGTGCAATCGTTAGCGGTCCAATCCCTTTGCCAACTCACAAACGTATTTTTACTGTGAACCGTAGTACTTTCGTTAACAAGAAGTCACGTGAGCAATTCCAGTTATCAGACTATAAACGTCTTATTGACATCTATAGCTCAACAGCAAAGACTGTAGACGCTTTGATGAAGTTAGAATTGCCAAGCGGTGTAGAAGTAGAAATTAAGGTATAG
- the rpsS gene encoding 30S ribosomal protein S19 — protein sequence MSRSLKKGPYINVSLEKKILAMNESGKKNVVKTWARASVISPDFVGHTVAVHNGNKFIPVYITENMVGHKLGEFSPTRRFGGHSGNRK from the coding sequence ATGAGTCGTTCATTAAAAAAAGGTCCTTACATTAACGTATCACTCGAGAAGAAAATTCTTGCAATGAACGAGAGTGGTAAGAAAAATGTAGTAAAAACTTGGGCTAGAGCATCTGTTATCTCTCCAGACTTTGTGGGACATACAGTTGCAGTTCATAACGGAAACAAATTTATCCCTGTTTACATTACCGAAAACATGGTTGGCCATAAGCTTGGAGAATTTTCTCCAACTCGTCGCTTTGGTGGTCACTCTGGTAATCGCAAGTAA
- the rplD gene encoding 50S ribosomal protein L4: MEVSVLNINGQETGRKVTLNESIFGITPNDHVLYLDVKQYLANQRQGTAKSKERSEISGSTRKLGRQKGGGGARRGDINSPLLVGGGRVFGPKPRDYRFKLNKKVKTLARKSALSYKAQESAIMILEDFNLEAPKTKEFVNVVKNLKIDSKKVLLLLPEVNKNVYLSARNLQRSEVMLASTLNAYKVLNADVLVFTEKSLEVVDGLLTK; this comes from the coding sequence ATGGAAGTTAGCGTATTAAATATCAATGGTCAGGAAACTGGAAGAAAGGTTACGTTAAACGAATCTATCTTTGGTATCACACCTAACGATCACGTTCTTTATCTAGATGTAAAACAGTATTTGGCTAACCAACGTCAGGGTACTGCTAAGTCTAAAGAAAGAAGTGAGATTAGTGGTTCAACTCGTAAGCTAGGTCGCCAAAAAGGTGGCGGTGGTGCACGTCGTGGTGATATTAATTCTCCTCTACTCGTTGGTGGTGGTCGTGTTTTCGGTCCTAAACCACGTGATTATAGATTTAAACTAAATAAGAAAGTAAAGACTTTAGCTCGTAAATCTGCTCTTTCTTATAAGGCTCAAGAGAGTGCAATCATGATTCTTGAAGACTTTAATTTAGAAGCACCTAAAACAAAAGAATTCGTAAATGTGGTTAAGAATCTTAAAATAGATTCTAAGAAAGTACTTCTTCTTTTGCCAGAAGTGAATAAAAATGTATATTTGTCTGCTCGTAACTTACAGCGTTCTGAAGTTATGCTTGCATCTACACTCAATGCTTATAAGGTTTTGAATGCAGATGTTCTTGTATTTACAGAAAAGTCGCTTGAAGTAGTAGATGGACTCTTAACAAAATAA
- the rpsC gene encoding 30S ribosomal protein S3, producing MGQKVNPISNRLGIIRGWDSNWFGGKNFGENLVEDQKIRNYLNERLAKASVSKIVIERTLKLVTITICTARPGIVIGKGGQDVDKLKEELKKLYKKDIQINIFEVKKPELDANIVANNIARQVEGKISYRRAIKMAIQSTMRAGAEGIKVQISGRLNGAEMARKEMYKEGRTPLHTFRADIDYCQAEALTKVGLLGIKVWICRGEVYGERDLTPNFTQDKQNGSRANGRSDRRGGNRKRNNNR from the coding sequence ATGGGACAGAAAGTAAATCCGATAAGTAACCGACTAGGTATTATTCGTGGTTGGGATTCGAATTGGTTTGGTGGTAAGAACTTTGGTGAAAACCTAGTTGAAGATCAAAAAATTCGTAACTATCTAAACGAACGTTTGGCTAAAGCTAGCGTTTCAAAGATTGTTATCGAAAGAACATTGAAACTTGTTACCATCACAATTTGTACAGCTCGCCCAGGTATCGTTATAGGTAAAGGCGGACAGGATGTTGATAAATTGAAGGAAGAGTTAAAGAAACTCTACAAAAAAGATATTCAAATTAATATCTTCGAAGTAAAGAAGCCAGAACTTGATGCAAATATTGTAGCTAACAATATCGCAAGACAAGTAGAAGGTAAGATTTCTTATCGTCGTGCAATTAAGATGGCAATCCAAAGTACTATGCGTGCTGGTGCAGAAGGTATTAAAGTTCAGATCTCTGGACGTTTGAATGGAGCAGAAATGGCAAGAAAAGAAATGTACAAGGAAGGTCGTACTCCTTTGCATACTTTCCGTGCTGATATAGATTATTGCCAAGCAGAAGCTCTAACAAAAGTTGGACTTCTAGGAATTAAAGTATGGATTTGTCGTGGAGAAGTTTATGGAGAACGTGATTTGACTCCAAACTTTACTCAAGACAAACAAAATGGTTCTCGTGCGAATGGTCGTTCAGATCGTCGTGGCGGTAATCGTAAGAGAAACAATAATCGTTAA
- the rplW gene encoding 50S ribosomal protein L23: MAFIIKPLVTEKMTKITEKQENRYGFIVRPEANKLQIKKEVEGLYNVTVIDVNTARYAGKRSSRYTKAGLIRGQRNAFKKAVVTLKEGETIDFYSNI, encoded by the coding sequence ATGGCATTTATTATAAAACCTTTGGTTACTGAAAAGATGACCAAAATAACAGAGAAACAAGAAAATCGTTATGGTTTTATTGTTCGTCCTGAGGCTAATAAACTCCAAATTAAAAAAGAGGTTGAGGGTCTCTACAATGTTACTGTGATAGACGTGAATACTGCACGTTATGCAGGTAAGCGCTCAAGTCGCTATACAAAGGCTGGTCTTATTCGTGGACAACGTAACGCATTTAAGAAAGCTGTTGTGACTTTAAAAGAAGGCGAAACAATTGATTTTTATAGCAATATTTAA
- the fusA gene encoding elongation factor G, whose amino-acid sequence MANRDLKLTRNIGIMAHIDAGKTTTSERILFYTGKTHKIGEVHDGAATMDWMAQEQERGITITSAATTCNWTWNNQNFKINLIDTPGHVDFTAEVERSLRVLDGAVATYSAADGVQPQSETVWRQADKYNVPRLGYVNKMDRSGADFFETVQQMKDILGANPCPIQIPIGAEENFKGVVDLIKMKAILWHDETMGADYDLEEIPADLVDEANEWREKLIESAASFDDALMEKYLEGAEIAEEEIIAAIRKGTIAMEITPMVLGSSYKNKGVQPLLDYVCAFLPSPIDTGEIIGTNPDTEEEEGRQPSEEAPTSALAFKIATDPFMGRLVFFRVYSGKVTAGSYVYNPRSGKKERISRLFQMNSNKEIPMESIDAGDIGAGVGFKDIRTGDTLCDETKPIVLESMSFPDTVISIAVEPKSQADVAKLDNGLAKLAEEDPTFTVRTDEQSGQTIISGMGELHLDIIIDRLKREFKVECNQGKPQVNYKEAITEPVTLREVYKKQSGGRGKFADIIVTVGPKDEDYKEGDLQFINEVKGGNVPKEFIPSVQKGFQDCLKAGVLGGYPVTGLKVTLTDGSFHPVDSDQLSFELAARNAFKSAYPKAKPVLMEPIMRVEVVTPEENMGDVIGDLNKRRGQVEGMEEGRSGARIVKAMVPLSEMFGYVTALRTITSGRATSSMEYDHHSPLSSSIAKAVLEEVNGRTDLV is encoded by the coding sequence ATGGCAAATCGCGACTTAAAATTGACACGTAATATCGGTATTATGGCTCACATTGATGCCGGTAAGACAACAACTTCTGAACGTATCCTTTTCTATACAGGTAAAACTCACAAGATTGGTGAGGTGCACGATGGTGCAGCTACTATGGACTGGATGGCACAAGAACAAGAACGTGGTATTACTATTACATCTGCTGCTACAACTTGTAACTGGACTTGGAATAACCAAAACTTTAAGATCAACTTGATTGACACTCCAGGACACGTTGACTTTACAGCTGAGGTGGAACGTTCATTGCGTGTACTTGACGGAGCAGTTGCTACATACTCTGCAGCTGATGGTGTTCAACCTCAGTCTGAAACAGTATGGCGTCAAGCTGATAAATATAATGTTCCTCGTTTGGGTTATGTAAATAAGATGGACCGTTCTGGTGCAGACTTCTTTGAAACTGTGCAACAAATGAAGGATATCTTAGGTGCAAATCCTTGTCCAATTCAAATTCCTATTGGAGCAGAAGAGAACTTCAAAGGTGTGGTTGACCTCATTAAAATGAAGGCTATTCTTTGGCATGATGAAACAATGGGTGCAGATTATGATTTGGAAGAAATTCCAGCTGACCTTGTTGATGAAGCTAATGAATGGAGAGAAAAATTGATTGAAAGTGCAGCAAGCTTTGATGATGCTCTTATGGAAAAATATCTTGAAGGAGCAGAAATCGCAGAAGAAGAGATTATCGCTGCAATTCGTAAGGGTACAATCGCAATGGAGATTACTCCTATGGTATTGGGCTCTTCATATAAAAATAAGGGTGTTCAACCTCTATTAGATTATGTTTGTGCTTTCTTGCCATCTCCAATTGATACAGGTGAGATTATTGGTACAAATCCAGATACAGAGGAAGAAGAAGGACGTCAACCTTCTGAAGAAGCTCCAACATCAGCTCTTGCATTTAAGATCGCAACAGACCCATTCATGGGTCGTTTGGTGTTCTTCCGTGTTTACTCAGGTAAGGTAACAGCAGGTAGCTATGTTTACAATCCACGTTCAGGTAAAAAAGAACGTATCAGCCGTTTGTTCCAAATGAACTCTAATAAAGAAATTCCAATGGAATCAATCGATGCTGGAGATATTGGTGCAGGTGTAGGTTTCAAAGATATCCGTACAGGTGATACTCTTTGTGATGAAACAAAGCCTATCGTACTTGAGTCAATGAGCTTCCCTGATACTGTGATCTCTATTGCAGTAGAACCAAAGAGTCAAGCTGACGTTGCGAAACTTGATAATGGTTTGGCTAAATTGGCAGAAGAAGACCCAACTTTCACAGTTCGTACAGACGAACAAAGCGGTCAAACAATTATTTCTGGTATGGGTGAGCTTCACCTTGATATCATTATCGATCGTTTGAAGAGAGAATTTAAGGTTGAATGTAACCAAGGTAAACCTCAAGTTAACTATAAAGAAGCAATCACAGAACCTGTTACACTTCGTGAAGTTTACAAGAAACAAAGTGGTGGACGTGGTAAGTTTGCTGATATTATCGTTACAGTTGGTCCTAAAGATGAAGACTACAAAGAGGGAGACTTGCAATTTATCAACGAAGTTAAGGGTGGTAACGTGCCTAAGGAATTCATTCCTTCAGTACAAAAAGGTTTCCAAGATTGCTTGAAGGCTGGTGTACTTGGTGGCTATCCTGTAACAGGCTTGAAGGTTACTCTAACTGATGGTTCATTCCACCCAGTTGACTCTGACCAATTATCATTCGAGCTTGCTGCACGTAATGCATTCAAGAGCGCATATCCAAAGGCTAAACCAGTATTGATGGAGCCTATCATGCGTGTTGAAGTTGTTACTCCAGAAGAAAACATGGGTGACGTAATTGGTGACTTGAACAAACGTCGTGGCCAAGTAGAAGGTATGGAAGAAGGTCGTAGCGGTGCTCGTATCGTTAAGGCAATGGTTCCACTTTCAGAAATGTTCGGTTATGTAACTGCACTTCGTACTATTACTTCAGGTCGTGCAACAAGCTCTATGGAGTATGATCACCACTCTCCATTGTCATCTTCAATCGCTAAGGCGGTTCTTGAAGAGGTTAACGGAAGAACAGATCTAGTTTAA
- the rpsL gene encoding 30S ribosomal protein S12: MPTIQQLVRKGRKVLVDKSKSPALDSCPQRRGVCVRVYTTTPKKPNSAMRKVARVRLTNQKEVNSYIPGEGHNLQEHSIVLVRGGRVKDLPGVRYHIVRGTLDTAGVANRTQRRSKYGAKRPKAAKK, translated from the coding sequence ATGCCTACAATTCAACAATTGGTAAGAAAAGGCAGAAAGGTTCTTGTTGACAAGAGCAAGTCACCAGCGTTGGACTCATGTCCACAGCGTCGTGGTGTGTGTGTTCGTGTTTATACAACAACACCTAAAAAGCCTAATTCGGCAATGCGTAAAGTTGCCCGTGTTCGTTTGACTAATCAAAAAGAAGTGAACTCTTACATTCCAGGAGAAGGACACAACTTGCAAGAGCACAGTATCGTTCTTGTTCGTGGTGGTCGTGTAAAAGACCTTCCTGGTGTTCGTTATCACATCGTTCGTGGTACTCTTGATACCGCAGGAGTAGCAAACCGTACACAACGTCGTTCTAAGTATGGAGCAAAACGTCCTAAAGCTGCAAAGAAGTAA
- a CDS encoding DUF3467 domain-containing protein, producing the protein MEENNTQQPELGIELSPEVAQGKYANLVLIGHSGSEFVLDFASVLPGIPKALVNSRLILAPENAKRLLLALNENIQRYEQEFGAIGMPSVEEESKTVAPFGIAKNEA; encoded by the coding sequence ATGGAAGAAAATAACACACAACAACCAGAATTAGGAATAGAGTTGAGTCCTGAAGTTGCACAAGGTAAATATGCAAATCTTGTCCTTATTGGTCATTCTGGATCTGAATTCGTATTAGACTTTGCAAGCGTATTGCCAGGAATTCCAAAGGCTTTAGTAAATAGCCGTTTGATTCTTGCACCTGAAAACGCTAAACGTTTGTTGTTAGCTCTTAATGAGAATATTCAACGTTATGAGCAAGAATTTGGCGCAATAGGTATGCCTAGTGTAGAGGAAGAATCCAAAACTGTAGCTCCTTTTGGAATAGCAAAGAACGAAGCTTAA
- the rplV gene encoding 50S ribosomal protein L22 yields the protein MGKRKHIAAEKRKEALKSLYFAKLKGVPSSPRKMRYVVDMVRGMEVNRALGVLRFSKKQAAADVEKLLRSAIANWEVKNDRKAEDGELYISKVFVDEGVTMKRMRPAPQGRGYRIRKRSNHVTLFVDTKTNNEI from the coding sequence ATGGGAAAAAGAAAACATATAGCGGCTGAGAAAAGAAAAGAAGCCCTAAAAAGTTTGTACTTTGCGAAGCTCAAAGGCGTTCCTTCTTCTCCACGTAAAATGCGCTATGTTGTAGACATGGTTCGTGGTATGGAGGTTAATAGAGCTTTGGGAGTTTTGAGATTCTCTAAGAAACAAGCCGCTGCAGATGTTGAGAAACTACTGCGCTCAGCTATTGCAAACTGGGAGGTGAAAAATGACCGTAAGGCTGAAGACGGAGAATTGTATATCTCAAAAGTGTTTGTAGACGAAGGCGTAACAATGAAGCGTATGAGACCTGCTCCACAAGGACGTGGTTATCGTATACGTAAACGTAGTAATCACGTTACTTTGTTTGTTGATACCAAAACTAATAACGAAATATAA
- the rpsG gene encoding 30S ribosomal protein S7, translating to MRKAKPKKRVILPDPVYNDQKVSKFVNHLMYDGKKTTSYEIFYNALNIVEEKMAKEEKSSLEIWKQALDNITPQVEVKSRRIGGATFQVPTEIRPERKESISMKNMILFARKRGGKSMADKLAAEIADAYNNQGGAYKRKEDMHRMAEANRAFAHFRF from the coding sequence ATGAGAAAAGCAAAACCAAAGAAACGTGTGATCCTTCCAGATCCCGTTTACAATGACCAAAAGGTCTCAAAATTCGTAAATCATTTGATGTATGATGGTAAGAAGACTACATCTTATGAGATTTTCTATAATGCTCTTAATATCGTAGAGGAAAAGATGGCTAAGGAAGAAAAGTCTTCTTTGGAAATCTGGAAGCAAGCTCTTGATAATATTACTCCTCAAGTGGAAGTGAAAAGTCGCCGTATCGGTGGTGCTACTTTCCAAGTTCCAACAGAAATACGTCCAGAACGTAAAGAGAGTATCTCAATGAAAAATATGATTTTATTTGCACGTAAACGTGGTGGCAAGTCTATGGCTGATAAGTTGGCTGCAGAAATTGCTGATGCATATAATAATCAAGGTGGTGCTTACAAACGTAAAGAGGATATGCATCGTATGGCAGAAGCTAACCGTGCATTTGCTCATTTCAGATTCTAA
- the rplP gene encoding 50S ribosomal protein L16, protein MLQPKRVKYRRPQDGRGNKGNAHRGTQLAFGSFGIKTLEAKWIDSRQIEAARVAVNRYMQREGQVWIRIFPDKPITRKPADVRMGKGKGDPAGWVAPVTPGRILFEVEGVSFDIAKEALRLAAQKLPVKTKFIVRRDFDKNA, encoded by the coding sequence ATGTTACAGCCTAAAAGAGTAAAATATAGAAGACCTCAAGATGGACGTGGAAATAAAGGAAACGCACATCGAGGAACACAGTTGGCTTTTGGCTCATTTGGAATCAAGACACTTGAAGCTAAATGGATTGATAGCCGACAAATAGAGGCCGCTCGTGTAGCAGTGAATCGTTATATGCAGCGTGAGGGACAAGTCTGGATTAGAATATTCCCAGATAAACCGATAACACGTAAGCCTGCAGACGTACGTATGGGTAAAGGTAAAGGTGATCCCGCAGGATGGGTAGCACCTGTAACTCCAGGACGTATCCTCTTTGAAGTAGAAGGTGTTAGTTTTGATATTGCTAAGGAAGCACTTCGCTTAGCAGCTCAAAAGTTACCTGTAAAGACAAAGTTTATTGTTAGACGTGATTTCGATAAAAACGCTTAA
- the rplC gene encoding 50S ribosomal protein L3: MPGLIGRKIGMTSVFSADGKNIPCTVIEAGPCVVTQVKTIEKDGYKAVQLGFGEAKESNTNKPMMGTFKKAGTTPKKHLAEFKFDEEYNLGDTITVELFNDANFVDVVGTSKGKGFQGVIKRHGFGGVGQSTHGQDDRARKPGSIGACSYPAKVFKGMRMAGQMGGDRVTTQNLKVLKVIPEHNILLVKGSVAGCNGSTLLIEK, encoded by the coding sequence ATGCCAGGATTAATTGGAAGAAAAATCGGAATGACATCCGTTTTCAGTGCTGATGGTAAAAATATACCATGCACTGTTATCGAAGCAGGTCCTTGTGTTGTAACCCAAGTAAAAACAATCGAAAAAGATGGTTACAAAGCTGTTCAATTAGGTTTCGGTGAAGCTAAAGAAAGCAACACAAACAAACCTATGATGGGAACATTTAAGAAAGCAGGCACAACACCTAAAAAGCACTTGGCCGAGTTCAAATTTGACGAAGAGTATAACCTAGGTGATACAATCACTGTTGAGTTATTTAACGATGCAAACTTCGTTGATGTCGTAGGTACATCTAAAGGAAAAGGTTTTCAAGGTGTAATCAAACGTCACGGATTTGGTGGTGTAGGACAAAGTACTCACGGACAAGATGACCGTGCTCGTAAGCCAGGTTCTATCGGTGCTTGTTCTTACCCTGCAAAGGTATTTAAAGGAATGCGTATGGCAGGCCAAATGGGAGGTGATAGAGTTACAACTCAAAACCTTAAAGTATTAAAGGTAATTCCAGAACACAATATTCTCTTAGTAAAGGGATCAGTTGCTGGATGTAATGGTTCAACCCTTTTAATTGAGAAATAA